The proteins below are encoded in one region of Thermococcus sp. 21S7:
- a CDS encoding DUF58 domain-containing protein: MRKRLMGYILWALLLGTAFLSPGMIGLAIVPLSLLALAMLVDPPREVRVRRRLSRREIRLGEEVEIRVEVAVEKGLGLVVVRDPLPKNAALTGGNNVGVFFKGLRPLKAGYAYRIRPMLRGVYTLPRSEVTTRNPLGTRYIWGLYGEELRLRAVPRVIRAVPVAEMRRKAKISVPETSFSIRGPLSTDFKEIRDYRTGDPVKLINWKATARMGRVLVNEFEREGKKTVLFIVDARDGMKIGHESESPYEHAMNLVASMAHRFLRKDYHVGLYLLGAKKFLPPATGPRQLHTIVKTMMDFERVQTEEESFSDAVERLKRILVQYSPLVIYVSNVLERTSGETKRGVLTVMAVHRGKSRPVVVDISVYPTLDPKTGTLIEMEKRAIMAELEGTGAYVVRWLPGREEIGEVLSRLLGEIG, from the coding sequence ATGAGGAAACGCCTGATGGGATACATACTCTGGGCACTGCTCCTTGGAACGGCCTTCCTCTCGCCGGGGATGATAGGCCTGGCTATAGTGCCGCTCTCCCTGCTCGCCCTGGCGATGCTCGTTGACCCCCCCAGGGAGGTGAGGGTGAGGAGAAGGCTCTCAAGGCGCGAGATAAGGCTTGGGGAAGAGGTTGAAATCCGGGTTGAGGTTGCCGTGGAGAAGGGACTCGGACTGGTCGTCGTCAGGGACCCGCTTCCAAAGAACGCCGCCCTCACTGGGGGAAACAACGTGGGAGTGTTCTTCAAGGGGCTGAGGCCGCTCAAGGCGGGTTACGCCTACAGGATAAGGCCGATGCTCCGGGGAGTCTACACGCTTCCGAGGAGCGAGGTGACGACCAGGAACCCGCTGGGCACGAGGTACATCTGGGGACTTTACGGAGAGGAGCTCAGGCTCAGGGCAGTCCCAAGGGTCATCAGGGCGGTTCCGGTTGCCGAGATGAGGCGGAAGGCGAAGATAAGCGTCCCGGAAACGAGCTTCTCGATAAGGGGGCCGCTCTCCACAGACTTCAAGGAGATAAGGGACTACCGGACCGGGGACCCGGTGAAGCTAATAAACTGGAAGGCCACCGCGAGGATGGGGCGGGTTCTCGTCAACGAGTTCGAGAGGGAGGGCAAGAAAACCGTCCTCTTCATAGTCGACGCGAGGGACGGCATGAAGATTGGCCACGAGAGCGAAAGTCCGTACGAACACGCCATGAACCTCGTTGCCTCGATGGCGCACCGCTTTCTGAGGAAGGACTACCACGTCGGGCTCTACCTCCTCGGGGCAAAGAAGTTCCTCCCGCCGGCCACGGGGCCAAGGCAGCTCCACACCATTGTGAAAACGATGATGGACTTCGAGAGGGTCCAGACGGAAGAGGAGAGCTTCTCCGACGCGGTGGAAAGGCTGAAGAGGATACTGGTTCAGTACAGTCCGCTCGTCATCTACGTCTCCAACGTCCTTGAGAGGACGAGCGGCGAAACCAAGAGGGGAGTGCTCACGGTAATGGCCGTCCACAGGGGAAAATCCCGGCCGGTGGTGGTGGACATCTCGGTCTATCCTACCCTCGACCCCAAAACGGGCACGCTGATTGAGATGGAGAAGAGAGCAATAATGGCGGAGCTTGAGGGCACCGGGGCCTACGTCGTCAGATGGCTCCCCGGGAGGGAGGAGATTGGAGAGGTGCTGAGCAGGCTGCTGGGGGAGATAGGATGA
- a CDS encoding metal-dependent hydrolase: MMWYTHVVFGVLFYLIAVLFGAPMSFLDIGMAAFGALMPDIDHPKSYISTKLPGGTVMPRFVEHRGATHTIEAALLITALVGGLAYWITKGYWPAVAFFIGYISHLFADTLTVSGIKWSRFSKFHPRGKIRTGTKGEGLVLILATFTTVMLFAYILMPEETSKNLGWAMLIALMATFTIIGKKLKRLK, from the coding sequence ATGATGTGGTACACGCACGTGGTTTTTGGAGTTCTCTTCTACCTGATAGCGGTTCTCTTCGGCGCGCCGATGAGCTTTCTGGACATCGGTATGGCCGCCTTCGGCGCCCTGATGCCCGACATAGATCACCCCAAGTCGTACATCTCGACCAAGCTGCCCGGCGGAACGGTCATGCCTCGGTTCGTGGAGCACAGGGGCGCTACCCATACGATAGAGGCCGCCCTGCTAATAACCGCCCTCGTTGGCGGCCTGGCGTACTGGATAACGAAGGGCTACTGGCCTGCGGTGGCGTTCTTCATCGGCTACATCTCGCACCTCTTCGCAGATACGCTGACGGTTTCAGGCATCAAGTGGAGCCGCTTCTCAAAATTCCACCCGCGGGGGAAGATAAGAACCGGAACCAAGGGCGAGGGGCTGGTCTTAATCCTCGCCACCTTCACCACGGTGATGCTCTTCGCCTACATCCTCATGCCGGAGGAAACGAGCAAGAACCTCGGCTGGGCCATGCTGATAGCCCTGATGGCGACCTTCACGATAATAGGGAAGAAACTGAAGAGGTTGAAATAA
- a CDS encoding type II toxin-antitoxin system VapC family toxin, which produces MSRSEVFVDSSVFVGLHLGDPRAKALVKKAIDEGHTLVTNPVVFSETVYKVMFTLAIQDGLKGAYDLKKHLKDYTFVYGRVKTALEELSEAGFLKIVPLSENTIKLAPQIGKDHELLPNDSLIAATCKEHGIELILTFDSDFERVPFLKTFEG; this is translated from the coding sequence ATGAGTCGCTCTGAGGTCTTTGTGGATTCATCAGTTTTCGTTGGTCTGCACCTTGGGGATCCAAGGGCAAAGGCGCTCGTCAAGAAAGCCATAGATGAAGGACATACTCTGGTCACGAACCCTGTAGTGTTTTCAGAGACAGTTTACAAGGTCATGTTTACCCTTGCCATTCAAGACGGCCTTAAAGGGGCCTATGACCTCAAAAAGCATTTGAAAGACTACACTTTCGTGTATGGAAGGGTCAAGACAGCCCTTGAGGAACTCAGCGAGGCAGGGTTTTTAAAAATCGTCCCCCTAAGCGAAAACACAATAAAACTCGCGCCTCAAATTGGAAAGGACCACGAACTCTTACCAAACGATTCTCTCATCGCCGCAACGTGCAAGGAGCATGGAATCGAGCTGATCCTGACGTTTGATTCTGACTTCGAGAGGGTTCCATTCCTGAAAACCTTTGAGGGATGA
- a CDS encoding transglutaminase domain-containing protein gives MVRRKYIAFLTLTLLSLLLTSVVLGPALIEAPPETKSIEEILSPKLPPGNGTNETGPPAEVPASLHFVLLVTGAAHTHYLRLNVYTDYTDGRWRTGNATRVPSNALAPPEIKVPHHTERDRVTVVSFLPLSGNLFTSLYTTRVDGAGAEAIPEYNLFRTGMNVTAYSFSAVSYTFDLPHLLNLTAGNQTEYLSAPNDTQLAALARGITLGAGSDYERALRIARYLANNCRHVKNVTPPANTDRLKWFLFESKAGSSYDFASAFVVLARLSGLPARLVEGVYIDAVPQTQVVTERNRHFWAEVYFKNGGWLVFDPLHPDPNVYTPFELDVSPPKMTLDPGSQGTVTVKFERVASGTNSSVVVEVPSIGRIALINGSGIYNLTVGPFKEPGHYPVIVRAFTGAGTPLSVLRLTAVTVPGAITVIPEQAAVGLLKGGQAVLGLSVRGAARDVRLETTSPLVETWFWWGMPGGERGIYLRLASPPRYPPGWHVVNMTVAGGAERYRLYIPVFVMESTSLGVKVPETLTAGDSLTVNGTVSGTVTGETPSLGNVAVFLNGGKREVLIGYGNVSKGAFSIPVKIPEYIRPGTKRVAVYYTAPPGYPYLSTGTTLVVKVKGLARFSLPALILTRPGNVTIVGTLLDGVGEPIANASVACYLDGRYLGNATTRTGGGFSIRLGIPGIEQHVLTLRYPGSEDYSPTTVNIRVATVELDVPERLRGELGKPVRIRGKVIGIENATLKAYVFPGKTYTFNVVNGSFDFTIEPFQTVGERSVEFRHGASILKRATIAVVSPVKIELLTSEARGEKTARLKFRVVDSLNDPVSGVYLNVSVDGFAMRTMTNGSGIATLDVPVSEEKINATVVVAFDGSPYYLPASGRFHVIIAKKRKIPWFYIGVIVVIGALVARYRLVKRKPKERRREKILKIIFNNGIPLFQEGEAMEISIECDGEPELYVDGKPFGRGRDFRLTLSLGDHTIEARCGDLAETARARIVPSYNDAVVEYYERCFLPWAEGVGVDVDELTPREIAETLTDMMYPWEPIDTLTWIFEKAKYSGRRVSRDEFIRFYRSVLEVIGGGCGV, from the coding sequence ATGGTGAGGCGGAAATACATCGCCTTTCTCACGCTAACACTGCTCTCCCTCCTCCTTACCTCCGTCGTCCTTGGACCAGCCCTCATTGAGGCTCCCCCCGAAACCAAAAGCATCGAGGAGATACTCTCTCCGAAGCTTCCGCCCGGGAACGGGACCAACGAAACCGGGCCACCGGCGGAGGTTCCCGCTTCGCTTCACTTCGTTCTCCTCGTGACGGGGGCGGCCCACACCCACTACCTCAGGCTCAACGTGTACACCGACTACACCGACGGAAGGTGGAGAACGGGAAACGCCACGAGGGTTCCGAGCAACGCCCTCGCCCCACCGGAGATAAAAGTCCCCCACCACACCGAGAGGGACAGGGTAACCGTCGTCTCATTCCTCCCCCTCAGCGGAAACCTCTTCACCTCCCTTTACACGACCCGCGTTGACGGCGCCGGGGCGGAGGCGATTCCGGAGTACAACCTCTTCAGAACAGGCATGAACGTGACGGCCTACTCATTCTCGGCGGTGAGCTACACCTTCGACCTGCCCCACCTGCTCAACCTTACAGCGGGGAACCAAACGGAGTATCTCTCGGCCCCCAACGACACTCAGCTCGCGGCCCTGGCGAGGGGCATCACCCTGGGAGCAGGTTCGGACTACGAGAGGGCACTGAGGATAGCGAGGTACCTGGCCAACAACTGCAGGCACGTGAAGAACGTCACGCCCCCGGCCAACACGGATAGGCTGAAGTGGTTCCTGTTCGAGTCCAAAGCGGGCAGCTCCTACGATTTCGCCTCGGCCTTCGTCGTGCTGGCGAGGCTGAGCGGCCTCCCCGCGAGGCTCGTCGAGGGGGTTTACATCGATGCGGTTCCCCAGACCCAGGTCGTGACCGAAAGGAACAGACACTTTTGGGCAGAGGTTTACTTCAAGAATGGGGGCTGGCTGGTCTTCGACCCGCTGCACCCCGACCCAAACGTTTACACCCCGTTCGAGCTCGATGTCTCGCCTCCGAAGATGACCCTCGACCCGGGCTCCCAGGGAACGGTTACGGTGAAGTTCGAGAGGGTCGCGAGCGGGACGAACTCAAGCGTTGTCGTGGAGGTTCCATCCATTGGAAGGATAGCGCTCATCAACGGGTCGGGGATATACAACCTGACGGTGGGCCCATTTAAGGAACCCGGCCACTACCCGGTCATTGTCAGGGCGTTTACTGGGGCCGGAACACCGCTGTCCGTGCTCCGTCTCACGGCGGTCACGGTTCCGGGGGCGATAACGGTTATCCCCGAACAGGCGGCGGTTGGCCTCCTCAAGGGCGGCCAGGCTGTCCTCGGCCTTTCGGTTCGGGGTGCGGCCCGGGATGTAAGACTCGAAACAACCTCCCCGCTGGTCGAGACGTGGTTCTGGTGGGGGATGCCGGGAGGTGAGAGAGGGATATACCTCAGGCTGGCTTCGCCCCCCAGGTATCCCCCCGGCTGGCACGTCGTGAACATGACCGTTGCGGGCGGGGCGGAGAGATACCGCCTGTACATCCCCGTTTTCGTCATGGAATCCACGTCCCTCGGCGTGAAGGTCCCTGAAACGCTCACCGCCGGCGATTCGCTCACCGTAAACGGCACGGTAAGTGGAACGGTCACCGGGGAGACTCCGTCCCTGGGGAACGTCGCGGTCTTCCTGAACGGCGGGAAGAGGGAGGTCCTGATAGGGTACGGAAACGTCTCGAAAGGGGCCTTCTCCATTCCCGTTAAAATCCCGGAGTACATCAGGCCCGGAACCAAGAGGGTCGCGGTGTACTACACGGCACCCCCAGGATACCCCTACCTCTCAACGGGAACCACTCTCGTAGTCAAGGTAAAGGGGCTGGCGAGGTTCTCGCTCCCGGCGCTGATTCTGACCAGACCGGGAAACGTAACCATAGTGGGGACGCTCCTGGACGGGGTGGGTGAACCGATAGCCAACGCCAGCGTTGCCTGCTACCTGGACGGGAGATACCTCGGAAACGCAACGACCCGCACCGGCGGAGGGTTTTCCATAAGGCTTGGGATTCCGGGAATAGAGCAACACGTGCTGACCCTGAGGTATCCCGGAAGTGAGGACTACTCCCCGACGACGGTGAACATCAGGGTCGCAACCGTTGAGCTCGACGTTCCCGAGAGATTGAGGGGCGAACTCGGAAAGCCCGTTAGAATAAGGGGGAAGGTCATCGGGATTGAAAACGCGACCCTGAAAGCATACGTGTTCCCGGGCAAGACGTACACCTTCAACGTCGTCAACGGAAGCTTCGATTTCACCATTGAGCCATTCCAGACCGTCGGAGAGAGGTCGGTGGAGTTCAGGCACGGCGCCAGCATTCTGAAACGGGCAACCATTGCGGTGGTATCCCCGGTGAAGATAGAACTGCTGACGTCGGAGGCGAGGGGCGAAAAAACCGCCCGGCTGAAGTTCCGGGTCGTGGATTCCCTCAACGACCCCGTAAGCGGGGTATACCTCAACGTCAGCGTGGATGGCTTCGCGATGCGCACAATGACCAACGGCTCCGGAATAGCCACACTCGACGTCCCCGTGTCCGAGGAGAAAATCAACGCAACGGTGGTCGTTGCCTTCGACGGCTCCCCCTACTACCTGCCGGCCAGCGGGAGGTTCCACGTTATAATAGCCAAAAAGCGGAAAATCCCCTGGTTCTACATCGGCGTGATCGTGGTAATCGGCGCCCTGGTAGCCAGATACAGGCTCGTGAAGAGGAAACCCAAGGAGAGAAGGCGGGAGAAAATTCTGAAGATAATATTCAACAACGGCATACCCCTGTTCCAGGAGGGCGAGGCCATGGAGATAAGCATAGAGTGCGACGGTGAGCCGGAACTCTACGTCGATGGAAAACCCTTCGGGAGGGGACGGGACTTCAGGCTGACCCTGTCCCTTGGAGACCACACGATAGAGGCCAGGTGCGGCGACCTCGCCGAGACCGCGAGGGCGAGAATAGTGCCCAGCTACAACGATGCCGTCGTGGAGTACTACGAGAGGTGCTTCCTCCCCTGGGCAGAGGGTGTTGGGGTGGACGTGGACGAACTGACGCCCAGGGAGATAGCGGAGACCCTCACGGACATGATGTACCCCTGGGAGCCGATAGACACCCTCACCTGGATATTCGAGAAGGCCAAGTACAGCGGAAGGAGGGTCTCAAGGGACGAGTTCATACGGTTCTACCGCTCGGTGCTTGAGGTGATAGGGGGTGGCTGCGGTGTTTAA
- a CDS encoding MoxR family ATPase, translating to MTEIKEAFETLEEIVEGISRVYIGNEVVVRKTLAAALVNGNVLFEDYPGLGKTLLAKAFGRVLGLKYTRVQFTPDLLPADILGTKVWRQNLGTFELIKGPVFTHVLLADEINRAPPKTQSALLEAMEEKQVTIEGETFTLERPFFVIATQNPIEFEGTYPLPEAQLDRFLLRLRVGYPKSLEDEIAILEARLSWGKDDPTVDMKALIDRETFVEMQELVERRIFISRDLLRYIAELIRNARSDERVEAGPSPRGGIALMKVAKANALLEGRDFVLPDDVKAYAVDALAHRIVIKPEYAFESISGEEIIKEALEKTPVPKEAGER from the coding sequence GTGACAGAGATTAAAGAGGCGTTTGAAACCCTCGAAGAAATCGTTGAGGGTATTTCCAGGGTGTACATTGGAAATGAAGTCGTGGTTAGGAAGACTCTGGCAGCCGCCCTCGTGAACGGGAACGTTCTCTTCGAGGATTACCCGGGGCTGGGAAAAACCCTCCTGGCAAAAGCCTTTGGAAGGGTTTTAGGCCTAAAGTACACCCGCGTCCAATTCACGCCGGATTTACTCCCGGCGGACATCCTCGGCACCAAAGTCTGGCGCCAGAACCTGGGAACCTTCGAGCTGATCAAAGGCCCGGTTTTCACCCACGTCCTCCTTGCGGACGAGATAAACCGCGCCCCACCGAAGACCCAATCGGCGCTGCTTGAAGCAATGGAGGAGAAGCAGGTAACCATTGAGGGCGAAACCTTCACGCTGGAGAGGCCCTTCTTCGTCATTGCCACACAGAACCCGATTGAGTTCGAGGGGACTTACCCTCTCCCAGAGGCCCAGCTCGACCGTTTCCTGCTGAGGCTTCGCGTTGGCTATCCGAAATCGCTTGAGGATGAGATTGCCATTCTTGAGGCGCGGTTATCCTGGGGGAAGGACGACCCAACGGTCGACATGAAGGCATTGATCGACCGTGAGACCTTCGTTGAAATGCAGGAGCTCGTAGAGAGGAGAATCTTCATCAGCAGGGACCTGTTGAGGTACATTGCAGAGCTTATTAGAAACGCCCGCTCTGACGAGCGCGTCGAGGCCGGTCCGAGTCCGCGCGGCGGTATCGCCCTGATGAAGGTCGCAAAGGCCAACGCTCTGCTTGAGGGCAGAGATTTCGTCCTGCCGGATGATGTGAAGGCCTACGCGGTTGACGCGTTAGCGCACAGGATTGTCATTAAGCCGGAGTACGCCTTTGAGAGCATAAGTGGAGAAGAAATCATCAAAGAAGCCCTGGAAAAAACACCCGTACCGAAAGAGGCGGGGGAGAGATGA
- the glmM gene encoding phosphoglucosamine mutase — MGRYFGTSGIREIVNDKLTPELALSVGRALGTCLGGGTVVVGMDTRTSGEMLKRALVSGLLSAGIDVIDIGLAPTPLTGFAIKLYGADAGVTITASHNPPEYNGIKVWQNNGMAYTPEMENRLEAVLESGNFKKAPWNEIGTLRKADPREEYIRKALGMVHLDGSYTVVIDSGNGAGSILSPYLQREMGNRVISLNSHPSGFFVRELEPNAESLSGLARTVRVMKADVGIAHDGDADRIGVVDDEGNFIEYEVMLSLIAGYMLRKFGRGKIVTTVDAGFALDDYVRPLGGEVIRTRVGDVAVADELAKHGGVFGGEPSGTWIMPEWNLTPDGIFAGALVLEMIDKLGPLSELAKEVPRYVTLRAKIPCPNEKKGKAMEIIAREALQSFDYERLIDIDGVRIENGDWWILFRPSGTEPIMRITLEAHTEERAKELMEKAERLVREAIERI, encoded by the coding sequence ATGGGAAGGTACTTTGGAACCAGCGGGATTCGAGAGATCGTCAATGACAAGCTAACCCCGGAGCTAGCCTTAAGCGTCGGCAGGGCACTGGGGACTTGCCTCGGCGGGGGAACGGTCGTCGTCGGCATGGACACGAGGACGAGCGGCGAGATGCTGAAGAGGGCCCTGGTGAGCGGACTCCTGTCGGCTGGAATAGACGTAATAGACATCGGCCTCGCGCCCACGCCCCTGACCGGCTTCGCCATCAAGCTCTACGGTGCCGATGCCGGCGTCACTATCACGGCAAGCCACAACCCGCCCGAGTACAACGGCATAAAAGTCTGGCAGAACAACGGAATGGCCTACACCCCCGAGATGGAGAACAGGCTTGAGGCTGTTCTGGAATCCGGGAACTTCAAAAAAGCCCCATGGAATGAAATTGGAACGCTCAGAAAGGCTGACCCAAGGGAGGAGTACATAAGGAAAGCCCTTGGGATGGTTCACTTGGACGGTTCTTACACGGTCGTTATCGATTCGGGCAACGGGGCCGGCTCCATTCTAAGCCCCTACCTCCAGAGGGAGATGGGCAACCGCGTGATAAGCCTTAACTCTCACCCCAGCGGTTTCTTCGTCAGGGAGCTTGAGCCGAACGCGGAGAGCCTTTCTGGGCTGGCGAGGACTGTTAGGGTCATGAAGGCCGACGTCGGCATAGCCCACGACGGCGACGCCGACAGGATTGGAGTTGTGGATGATGAGGGCAACTTCATCGAGTACGAGGTCATGCTCAGCCTCATAGCCGGCTACATGCTCAGGAAGTTCGGAAGGGGCAAAATCGTGACGACGGTCGATGCGGGCTTCGCCCTCGATGACTACGTCAGACCCCTCGGCGGCGAGGTGATAAGGACGCGCGTCGGGGACGTTGCCGTCGCTGACGAATTAGCTAAGCACGGCGGGGTCTTCGGCGGCGAGCCGAGCGGAACGTGGATAATGCCCGAGTGGAACCTCACCCCCGACGGAATCTTCGCCGGTGCTCTCGTCCTTGAGATGATTGATAAACTCGGTCCGCTGAGCGAGCTGGCAAAGGAAGTTCCGCGCTACGTCACGCTGAGGGCGAAGATACCCTGCCCCAACGAGAAGAAGGGGAAGGCGATGGAGATTATAGCGAGGGAAGCACTCCAGAGCTTCGACTACGAGAGGCTCATAGACATAGACGGGGTCAGGATTGAAAATGGGGACTGGTGGATTCTCTTCCGCCCGAGTGGAACCGAGCCGATAATGCGCATAACTCTGGAAGCCCACACCGAAGAGAGGGCTAAGGAGCTCATGGAGAAGGCGGAGAGGCTGGTGAGGGAGGCGATTGAGAGGATTTAA
- a CDS encoding PH domain-containing protein — MTEKLPKAAGKILESGEEVLFTVRKKVSLEKPKWLLITDRRIIYLDEKVLGRYEVKAIPYQKLEEVRVELGVVSSEFLIKGEENVRLKLGWMNKEQARKTINAIKDALNAIAIEPVTIEVKKGLTHETWVLKKPRELVSRVVPAGATVQHAPAVEKREDPIEKLKKLKELYDMGVISQEEYEEKRKKLLDQI, encoded by the coding sequence GTGACCGAGAAACTACCGAAGGCTGCCGGAAAAATTCTTGAGTCAGGGGAGGAGGTCCTCTTCACGGTCAGGAAGAAGGTGAGCCTGGAGAAGCCGAAGTGGCTCCTCATAACCGACAGGAGAATCATCTACCTGGACGAGAAGGTCCTTGGAAGGTACGAGGTGAAGGCCATACCCTATCAGAAGCTTGAGGAGGTCAGAGTCGAACTCGGTGTGGTCTCCTCTGAGTTCCTCATAAAGGGCGAGGAGAACGTAAGGCTCAAGCTCGGCTGGATGAACAAGGAGCAGGCCAGAAAGACGATAAACGCCATAAAGGACGCCCTGAACGCAATAGCCATCGAGCCGGTAACGATAGAGGTCAAGAAGGGCCTAACCCATGAGACGTGGGTGCTGAAAAAGCCCAGGGAGCTTGTCAGCAGGGTCGTTCCTGCTGGAGCCACCGTCCAGCACGCGCCGGCGGTGGAGAAGAGGGAAGACCCCATCGAGAAGCTCAAGAAGCTGAAGGAGCTCTACGACATGGGCGTGATAAGCCAGGAGGAGTACGAGGAAAAGAGGAAGAAGCTGCTCGATCAAATCTAG
- a CDS encoding DUF257 family protein produces the protein MMDTLGDIFSKLVPGETVLLEYGSEAAPEMILKFLHDYASGRGFSLVVDDIVDTFPEYITKLKLRGFDVSTLLEVPVIKIGGTVNLGDVRGIVDVDHHSLDFRYYEKIYRDSKGENLVINPVLGFHKFFITLSSRELLRLVRNVAGFVGRSDRIAIYLVNSDIASCTYPAHLALLREVSTTFLKLGQENEKMTLTVVRTMESPE, from the coding sequence ATGATGGATACTTTGGGGGATATCTTTTCCAAGCTCGTTCCCGGTGAGACTGTGCTCCTTGAGTACGGTTCTGAAGCGGCCCCTGAGATGATCCTTAAGTTCCTTCATGATTATGCCTCCGGGAGGGGTTTCTCGCTCGTTGTTGATGATATCGTTGATACGTTTCCTGAGTACATAACAAAGCTGAAACTCAGGGGCTTCGACGTTTCCACTCTGCTTGAGGTTCCCGTCATAAAAATTGGTGGAACCGTTAATCTGGGGGATGTACGGGGTATCGTGGATGTTGACCATCACTCCCTCGACTTTAGGTACTACGAAAAGATATACCGCGACTCCAAGGGGGAAAATCTCGTCATCAATCCCGTTCTTGGGTTTCACAAGTTTTTCATCACGCTCAGTTCGAGGGAACTGCTTCGATTGGTTAGGAATGTTGCGGGATTTGTGGGCAGAAGCGACAGGATAGCCATTTACCTCGTCAACTCAGACATAGCCTCCTGCACCTATCCCGCACACCTCGCCCTCCTCCGGGAGGTTTCCACAACTTTCCTGAAGCTCGGGCAGGAAAACGAAAAGATGACCCTTACCGTCGTCCGGACCATGGAAAGTCCTGAATAA
- a CDS encoding BtpA/SgcQ family protein has protein sequence MEFERKPLIGMVHLKPLPGSYLYDGNFDAVIEFAIRDARTLEEAGFDAIMVENFGDVPFPKYVDKTTVAAFTAVAKAIRDEVSLPLGINVLRNDGIAAYSIAYAVKADFIRVNVLSGIAYTDQGLIEGIAHELAKLRKLLPSKIKVFADVHVKHAVHFFDFEDAILDTVERGLADAIVVSGRATGKPVDVEKLALAKRTSPVPVVVGSGTSHDNLPELWEHADAFIVGTWIKRDGKVENEVSLERARKLVELANNLRL, from the coding sequence ATGGAATTTGAGAGGAAACCCCTCATAGGCATGGTTCACCTGAAGCCCCTTCCAGGCTCCTACCTTTACGACGGGAACTTCGATGCCGTGATCGAGTTCGCCATCAGGGATGCGCGAACCCTTGAAGAGGCGGGTTTCGATGCGATAATGGTGGAGAACTTCGGCGACGTTCCCTTCCCGAAGTACGTGGACAAGACGACCGTCGCGGCTTTCACAGCGGTCGCCAAGGCAATCCGCGACGAAGTGAGCCTTCCCCTCGGGATAAACGTCCTCCGCAACGATGGAATCGCCGCCTATTCCATAGCCTACGCGGTGAAGGCGGACTTCATAAGGGTGAACGTGCTGAGCGGTATAGCCTACACAGACCAGGGCCTCATAGAGGGCATCGCCCACGAGCTCGCTAAGCTAAGGAAGCTCCTCCCGAGCAAAATAAAGGTCTTCGCCGACGTCCACGTCAAGCATGCGGTTCATTTCTTCGACTTCGAGGACGCGATACTGGACACCGTCGAGCGCGGATTGGCTGATGCGATAGTCGTCAGCGGCAGGGCAACCGGCAAGCCAGTCGATGTGGAAAAGCTCGCCCTGGCTAAGAGAACCTCGCCGGTGCCAGTGGTGGTGGGTTCGGGCACCTCCCACGACAACCTCCCGGAACTCTGGGAGCACGCCGATGCCTTCATAGTGGGCACGTGGATCAAGCGCGATGGAAAAGTTGAAAACGAGGTCTCCCTCGAAAGGGCGAGGAAGCTGGTCGAACTGGCGAATAACCTTCGCCTCTGA
- a CDS encoding antitoxin family protein yields MEEIIEAVYENGVLKPLKKPHLREHERVKIKIIWRGIDELLDSMVIRKVEKIDHKRLKEAYYESL; encoded by the coding sequence ATGGAGGAGATTATAGAGGCCGTGTATGAGAACGGCGTCCTGAAGCCCCTGAAAAAGCCCCACTTGCGCGAGCATGAGAGGGTGAAGATAAAGATTATCTGGAGAGGCATAGACGAACTCCTCGACTCCATGGTCATCAGGAAGGTTGAAAAGATCGACCACAAGCGCCTGAAGGAGGCGTATTATGAGTCGCTCTGA
- a CDS encoding AAA family ATPase: MIVGVVGKIAAGKTTIAKFFEERGFCRVSCSDPLIDLLTHNVSDYSWIPELPEKAEPTRERLIEFGKYLKDKYGEEVLIRLAVDKMRHCKNIVIDGVRSREEIEAIKRLSGKVIYVEARPEIRFERLMKRKASKDKGIKSFKDFKAMDDAEERLYHTSELKGLADYVITNEGTLEGLREKVEAIIEEVTGNV; encoded by the coding sequence ATGATAGTCGGTGTCGTTGGAAAGATAGCCGCCGGAAAGACGACGATTGCAAAGTTCTTCGAAGAGAGGGGATTCTGCAGGGTTTCCTGCAGCGACCCGCTGATAGACCTGCTCACCCACAACGTCTCGGACTACTCGTGGATTCCCGAGCTGCCCGAGAAGGCCGAGCCAACGCGCGAGAGGCTGATAGAATTCGGGAAGTACCTAAAGGATAAGTACGGCGAAGAGGTACTCATAAGGCTCGCCGTCGACAAGATGAGGCACTGTAAGAACATCGTCATAGACGGCGTCCGCTCGCGGGAGGAAATCGAGGCGATAAAAAGGCTCAGTGGAAAGGTCATCTACGTCGAGGCAAGGCCGGAGATAAGGTTCGAGCGCTTGATGAAGAGGAAGGCCAGCAAGGACAAGGGCATCAAGAGCTTCAAGGACTTCAAGGCCATGGACGACGCCGAGGAGCGGTTATATCACACGAGCGAGCTGAAGGGTTTAGCTGACTACGTGATAACCAACGAGGGAACGCTGGAGGGGCTGAGGGAGAAGGTGGAGGCGATAATTGAAGAGGTCACGGGGAATGTTTAA